The Numenius arquata chromosome 11, bNumArq3.hap1.1, whole genome shotgun sequence genomic interval AAGGCAAGCAATGTCCATACAGCTTCCCTAAGGAGATGGCTGTGTAGGACAGGGAGATTTTTTTGTGGACTCACGACACCAGATTACATCACTCTCTGGATAACTCTAGCACAGTACAAATGCATCTCACTGCTCAGTTTCCGAGAAAGAATCTCCTATAGGGTTTGTATGGTTTTGCTGCCTTAACAGCTTTCTTCTTTAACTCCTCAGGGTGACCCAGCTCAGCGAGGACATTTAGAGGAAGCTGCTTTCCAATTGCAGCAGATTTTCCGGATTGACATTTCCATTGCATTGAATATCCTCGGTAATGTGGGCTTGGATTTGTTTTGTCCTTAAACCACACATTTCTCTTTTTGGAGGACCTCCAAATTGTTGCAGGTCTTGTGTGAAGGCAGAGATGGTGTCTACCCAAGCTGAAGCCTCCTTTCAGCAATTTCAACTGTGCTTTGAGAGATTTATTGCCCTTTGTCCCATCCTGCCACCTGATTTATATCAGCATATTTAAATCCAGGCTTGGTTGAAGCCTGCACTGTTGTCCTGACATCTGTAGTTGGAAATTAAGCCATCTCTGTCTTTTTTGCAACGGGAGCTGTCATATCCTTGTATCCTGTTTCATTGTCTGAGATCTCAGTCTTCCTGGCAAGctgaaaaagcaattgcagaATTGCAGCTCTTAGAAGAGCTGAAGGAAGATGCAAtgatctaagaaaaaaaaaaaaagatccctgcCCTATATACACCACTACTTGCAGCACTGAAAAAGCGGGCCGCTTCTGTGCCAGCCATACGCTGTGTTAGCCCGTGATCCTTCTTTGCAGTGAGACTAGAAAAATGCCTAAAATGCAGCGTTGCCATTTTTCCTAAAGAAACTTTGCTCCTGCAGAGCGAGGGTTGGTTGAGCCAGCCAGAAGTAGACCGGAGCGCTTGGCATGGGCCAGGGAAGGGCCAGTAGCCCCAGGGGAGGTTGCTGCATTTGAGGCTGCGTTCTGtccgttttcttttctcctgttttgaCATTGTGTTCTTCCCAGGGATTGAAAGTATGAGAGCGGGCCATTACAGGATAGCCTACACCTGCTTCAAACTGGCAGCAGATCGAGGCTACAGCAAAGCCCAGTTCAACGTGGGTCTGTGTTATGAGCATGGCAGAGGCACAGAAAAAGACTTGGAAAAGGTATCCACGGCTTGTCAGGTTGTATATGCGCGGCACAGACAGGGAGGGTGGCCTTTGTTGGGTGCACAAGCACTTTTATCCTTTTGCATGGGTGTGACAGTCTGAAGTCTCGTTAGAAAATGCTGGAAATAATATAAACTGCAGTACCGGCTTCAGTGTCATAGATCCCCTCAGAGATGTGCTCCTGAAATCCCCTGTCTCGTGGCTTCTGAGTTCTTCTCATAGGTACACAGCCTGTGCCACTGGCACCCAGGAGAGTACTGAGGAGAAACCTGTCATGTTACTGTATTTAAAACACCGTTGTGCATCCAAGAGCTTCACCGTCCAGTTTGGGTACCTTAACTAGAGCCTGCCACCTAGTGCATGCTGGCCGTAGTCAGCATCTTCTGGAGCTGGAAAGATCTGCAAAGCCGGCTTGTTTCGAGTCATTGTGCAGATCCCCCTTGGCCCAGTACCACCCCCTTCCACACGGGGAGCTTTGACTAGAGAAGGCAGGGTGGTTACAGGGCTCTCCTATCGTCACAGCCCACTGTCTTGCTTAAAGGATCTCATGTTTTTCAGTGGGGAGGCACGGGAGAGCTGCAGGCGTGAGCGTATGTGGCTTATGGTAGATCTAAACAAAGAGGTTAAGCTTGTCCTGGCCAGAGGGGAGATGTGGCAGGTTTGAGGGCATGTATTACCTGAATCACGTGagtgtgtttctgtttttccagGCAGCTTTTTATTACTACCAGGCAGCCAGCAACTGTCATCCCATGGCCCAGTACCGCTACGCTAGGTACCTCTTGTGCCACAGACCTGAAAATGAACAGgacaggcagcagaaggcagtgaCTTTCCTGGAGCAAGCAGCTACAGCTGGTATTGCAGAGGTTCGTGTCCACAGTGTGGGGGAGAGAGCGGGCAGAGAACCCTGTCTGAAGGAtttgaaccacagaatcacagaatgatacagggttggaagggacctctggagatcatctggtccaaccccctgccaaagcaggaccacacagagcaggttgcacaggaatgtgtccaggtggtttttgaatgtctccagagaaggagactccaccacctctctgggcagcctgttccagggctctgccaccctcacaggaaagaagttcctcctcatgtttagatggaacttcctatgttcaagtttgtgcccgttccctcttgtcctgtcactgggcaccactgaaaaaagactggcctcatcctcttgacacccaccctttaagtatttataggcgttgatcagatcccccctcagtcttctcttctccagactaaaaagacccaagtccctcagcctttcctcctaagagagaggttctaggcccctcatcattgTAGCCCACAAGACATCCTAGAAAGCAGCATCTgtgggcctgcaggagagatggggaaagacccttgatcagagaggggagccataggatgagggggaacaatTTTAAGCTGAAACAggggattgagatgagatctcaggaagaaattctttgctgtgagggtggtgagagcctggcccaggttgcccagagaagctgtggctgccccatccctggaggggttcaaggccaggttggacaggactttgagcaacgtggtctgatgggaggtgtccctgcctgggtcagggggtgggactgggggggctttaaggtcccttccaacctaaaccattctatgattctgtgactggaaGCAAAATTCTTCTTACATACTTGTATTCCTGAGGGTGTATGGGAGAGAGCCCTGCCCGCACATGGGAGGCAACTAGGTACCCTCGGTGTCAGCAGTGCTGGCTCTCTGTTTTGCTGTTGGGCTTTTTAATGTGGCTCCTAGATTAGACGCCTAGATTAGATCATTGGCTTGGGAAGACTGACCCGAAGTTGAAAACACAGCTCTGTGTTTCATCTCCTTTCAATTTTGAGAGTACAGGTTGTTTTGGTGGAGGTAATTCCGTGAGTTGCTTGAAGTAAGAACAGATCCTCGTTTTGTATCTGTGACTTTTCAGGATGATTCATCCGCGTGGATCTGTGTACCCTGCCCTCCTTTCCCACTCTTCAGGAGATGCATTTAGGCATGTGCCATCTTGTGTTGCCAATGGCAGTCGTTCTGGCAGTGACTGTATCTCATGTAGCACCCTGTTCCAGGAAGTGCATCTGCTCTGTCTTGGGGACAGTAGGAGCCGTTCTCTGGCTCTGACTTCCACAGTGCAGTCTGAAACGATATTCTGGGTCTGATGGTGTCAGCGTGGTGATGTTACTGCACATATAGTGGCGTCCTATACATGAAAAGTGAGTTTTTTGTGTTTATACAGTATAAGACTGATTTTTCCTAGGACAGACCCTCCTCCTCTCAGCAGGCTCTGAGCAAGCAGGGTACTTAGCACACCCGTCTTGCTGCAGTAACCCCAGCGTTTGAGCAACTTGCTAAATAAGTAAAAGAACTAGGGTGATTAAAAAAATCCTGGCTGATGTATCATGTGGTTTTGTTGCAGGCACAGGCTTATCTTGGGGTGTTCTACATGAGGGGGCTGCAACctgaggagaagagagggctgaagTACTTGCTGCTGGCAGCGAAGAACGGCGTAAGTACTGCCTTTGTAAGCCATGATTGTTCTCAGTTTGTTCAGATTATTCTCATTGCGGGTTACAGGTGGCAGATTTCAGGGCTTCTTGGAGAAGGGAGTGAGTGTCAGAATTTTATCGATGGAGCCTTGTGGAGATATTGAGCCTTGGCACGTCTTGGAGAGGAAACAGGCCCTGGGGCACAGACCCCACAAAACGTGAATGTAGAAACAGCCCTATTGGGTTGGAGTAGTTCTTCTAGCACTGGTGCTTATGTTCATCAAATGTAATTTTACAGGTTTACGTTACGGAGCATCTACACCCTCTTCAGTCAAACTCTTTCACTACTGTATCATTTTGAGAACTTTGTCGTGTCTGTCTTGAATCAGTTCTTCAAAATTGGCCCACTGTTTCTTGCCTTCTATAGAAGGGATGAGaagttgtttctgtttctttgcagGGGACCCTTAACGTACTTAAATACTTGAATCTCAGCCTTCCCCCGTTGTTTGAGTCCATTCTCACACATCGTGCTCTCTAGATCACCAACAATTTTCTTGCTTGCTATTGAACTTTCTCCAGGTGACCCAGGCTTATTTCTTTGAAGGGCAGTGCCACAATCTCACCATAGAACTGCTCCGTAACCCTCGCCAGCACTTAGAGCAGCACAAGTGTGACATCCCATGTCTTGCAGCCAGGTTTCTGCATCCCACAGCTCTGTTTCTTTACAGCGCTGTGACATTGTTCTCTCGTTTTCGGCTTGCGCCGCATTGTAATAGctagttttttttctgaagaacttgTTCTTTTTAACTTCAGTCCCCACAGCTTTTGTGTAAAGGGAAATAATGAGTAGCTATTCCCTCTTCTTCTGGCTAATACTTCTGATTCTGTCGCCCTTTAGTGTGTCCTCTCTGAGTCATTTCTTTTGCAGGCTGCAGAGCACTACTTTAGTTTGTCTCTCCGTGTAGTTAAGCTGTTCCATtttgcttgtctgtcttctctctattttttttgaaTTCTTCTTTCACCATTTTAaggtcagagaatcacagaatgatctggagttggaagggacctctggagatcatccagtccaaccccctgccaaagcagggtcacctagagcatgttacacaggaacgtgtccgggtgggttttgaatgtctccagagatggagactccaccacctccctgggcagcctgttccagggctctgccaccctcacaggaaagaagttcctcctcatgtttaggtggaacttcttatgttcaagtttgtgcccgtttcctcttgtcctgtcactgggcaccactgaaaaaagactggccccgtcctcctgacacccaccctttaagtatttataggcgttgatcagatcccccctcagtcttctcttctccagactaaaaagacccaagtccctcagcctttcctcgaaAGAGAAacgctccaggcccctcatcatctttgtagccctttgccataccctctccagcagttccctgtcctccttctcgaactggggagcccagaactggacccagtgctccagatggggccttcTCAGGGCAGAAtagagtgggaggatgacctccctcaacctgctggtcatgctcttcctgatgcaccccaggatgccattggcctaaAAAGATGCTTGGTCTAAAACTGGATTCAGGATGGAGGTGTGCCGGGGATCCGACATAATGAGATCCTCTGCTCtgttctgttttcccttccaATAATTCCTAATACTGTTTGCCCTTTCGCCTGCCTCTGAGCAGTGACTTGATGCTTTCGGGGGACTGTCACAGTGACTCACAAATTTCTTCCTATGGGCACAACTTTGCATATGTCAACGCTAAGTTTCCTCTGTGATTGTGTTGCCCACTCTTAGTCTTGTGAGATCTTCTGGAATTAATTCTTGCAAAACACTTGGAAACTTTGCCACTTCGGTTTTCACGCGCTTCTAAGAATGCCAACCCTGTCAGATCGCTGGCGGGACTGGACCTGACTATCCACAGCAGCTCAGACATCGTGACACAGTATTTAACTCCAAATCTGCTAAAGATCTCTCATAAGCTGCATCACTGACTCCTTTCTTCCAGCCTGATGTCAGATGCGTATGCTGCACAATATAACAATGAATTATCTCATTAAATAGATGGTTGTCATTTACTGAATGCCTATAAGCCCTTAACAACAGAAAATCTAGCAGGTAGCTGCAGGTCCCAGGGGTACCCCCCAGCAGATCAGTGTTTTGCATGTTTTAGCCATGACCGTTCTTAGACCCTGATCATCTTTCCCCATCTCTGCTTCCCACTGGATCATCCTTGGTGGCACATCCTTGTGCCGAGGCTCCCAGGGAGATAACCCCACATGTTATCCTGGGAGAAGGGCTCCACGAGTATCTTCTTTTCCCATTACCCTGGAGTATGTATCTGTGTTTAGTTGGTTAAAAGAATACTGGGTGAAGCAAGGATGGCACCATTTAGCTACGactccaaaaaagggaaaatgggcACAAAACATCATGGGTTCAGTGTTTCTCTCTTAGGTTGTCTCAGGGAGCTCAGACAAGTGTTCTTCCAAATATGACGACGCTTCAGAGAACTGTTTTACTTTGGTTGCCACTTTTTATCCTCCCTTGTTTTACACATGCAACCATGGAATATAAAAGCCATATTAAAGAGTGTTGCTGGAGAACTGAGCCTGACCTTCAGATTTCAGAGTCCGTCCCAGTCACTTATGCCGTGCTACTTTGAGGATCTCTTCTCCTCGTGGTCTTGTCTTTGAGGTGTTCACCATACAAGAGATGGCTAGTGGAATGCATCATACTTATTTAACCGTGTCCCTTGTCACGTCTGAAGTGCCAATCCTGCCACATGTTTGTCTCATCGCTAAAGAAGTTTATTGCTGTCATAAACTGAGACTTGCAACATTTTGCAAAGCACCCACTCATTGAGTTCTTCGCTTTCCTCTACCAGCTGCATCCCAGACAGCAATGCTTGCAATATGTTCTTTTCACGTGGCTTTATTAAAACCTGCTacttacttcctttttttcttttttctctttattttcctttttttttttttgcaaagcctTGTTTAGATTATATTTCTGGCAGTCATACTCTTCAAGTTATGTCGCTGGTCTTTTTGCTGGCAAGGGTCTGGGTGACCACTAGCCCCTGCTGACTTTTTGATGCCTTCAGGACTATTGTCTTCTTGCTTTCTTGCTGTGACACCCTTTGCCTCCTGTTGGATCTTAAAGATAAAGTGCATGGCCGACACATAAACGTATCCCGAGTTTGGATTTGGCTTCACAGACCCATCTGCAGTGACATCCTCTACTTTCTGGTTCATTCCCAGCAGTTACTTAGGTCTGAGTAGTTCAGATGCTTTTTCTCTAGCACTTAATTGACTGACTTCATTTCTGCTGCTTGAGATCTCTTCTGGAATACAGTTAGGAGGGACGAGCAAGATAGGGTTGCGCTGTTGTGTTGAAGGCCTGATGCTGCCAAGGGGAACCTTCAGATCTTTGGCAGCAAGTACCTCTCTGGCATTTGTTGTATTTTCACAAGAGCTGTGTGTAGTAGGGCATGTTCAGGGTTTGGGTGTGATCAGGATGTGGGTGCAGTCACCACTGCCCAAGTCCTCTTAGCGCTGACCCCTGAGACAATCAGGATGCTCTGCGGAGACAGTTCCTTTGTTCCCATGACACAGAGCTGGATGTCAAAGGGAAATCAGTGAATTTAATTGGAAAACGATAGGAAAGAGCGGAGTCAGAGAGAGCTGGTAAGAAATTCTGCTTCACTATGTGCTTGGAGAAAGGAATCAGTTACTGAAGATAGGGCCTGAGGGATAGAGGAGTAAACTTCAAAGAAGGTGACCAAAGATAGAGCAGTAAACTTTAAAGAAGGTGTTAAAGACTCTCTGTCCTCCTTTCATGTGCTGTCGTCACTTCTCCGTTGTGTGGGGCTGATTGCTGTGCTTTCTCCTGGGACTAGGATGCCCAAAGCAGGTACCATGTGGGCGTTTGCTATGAGAAGGGCCTTGGAGTGCAGCAGAACCTGGCAGAAGCGATGAAACACTACCGACAGGCAGCTGCTGCGGGGAATGGGAAGGCCCAGGAGAGACTGAGACTGTTAGAAGAGAAGGTGGAAGGTACCGCGGCAGCGGGGGAAGAGGGTGTGCGGGACTGTGTCGTGGAGTGACCCTGGAACAGCGGGCCCATATGGCCACGGGAAGGGTAGCACAGGGCCAAGGCAAAAAGGAGTCCTTTTTACTGAAGGGAAGGGAGCACTTTtacttttcagttctttccaCTTCTTACCCCAAGCTGAAGTCACTAgagcagtgaccatccccctgtactgggcactggtgaggccccatcttgagggCTGTGCTCAGCTTTGGGCccttcacaacaggaaagacattgaggggctggagcgtgtccagagaagggcaacagaactggtgaggggtctggagcacaagtcttgtgaggagcggctgagggagctgggggtgttcagcctggagaaaaggaggctgagggg includes:
- the DELE1 gene encoding death ligand signal enhancer isoform X3; this encodes MWRLLLGRGLGRCWPPPARPACAAGPAAPQTDGRGSSPERAPGCQDGQGGGRQRPLPGLVSRYSVLDAVTWGTLGALLLQLVRQISWLRWLQDARREHRSLWLSSLPSQQTAVTEASTSCPSVQLGSRFLQKENPEVISENSSSGIPSGQGESQPWAEVGQFPVSESSSLGAVFYAPKGDPAQRGHLEEAAFQLQQIFRIDISIALNILGIESMRAGHYRIAYTCFKLAADRGYSKAQFNVGLCYEHGRGTEKDLEKAAFYYYQAASNCHPMAQYRYARYLLCHRPENEQDRQQKAVTFLEQAATAGIAEAQAYLGVFYMRGLQPEEKRGLKYLLLAAKNGDAQSRYHVGVCYEKGLGVQQNLAEAMKHYRQAAAAGNGKAQERLRLLEEKVEE